Proteins found in one Lycium ferocissimum isolate CSIRO_LF1 chromosome 6, AGI_CSIRO_Lferr_CH_V1, whole genome shotgun sequence genomic segment:
- the LOC132059836 gene encoding nodulin-related protein 1-like, producing the protein MDPTHTKTNSGASKPNSHPKPTKSELMSSAKLVADAAKAKLHHDQKKVEKAELAGAAADLLNAASQYGKLEDKSMGKFVGKAETYLHKYETSHSTTTTTNTATGTTTTTTTSTTEHTQSSGHTGGKHEQSGSGYGEYIKMAEGIFKKHSDGTHSSESGNDHGHGGGKKGEYLKMAGEFLKKH; encoded by the coding sequence ATGGATCCAACACACACCAAGACCAACTCCGGAGCCAGTAAGCCCAATAGTCATCCAAAACCGACCAAATCCGAGCTGATGTCCAGCGCAAAGCTAGTGGCTGACGCGGCCAAAGCAAAGCTCCATCACGATCAAAAAAAGGTGGAAAAAGCGGAGCTCGCTGGAGCCGCCGCTGACCTCCTTAACGCCGCCTCTCAGTACGGCAAACTAGAAGATAAAAGTATGGGAAAGTTTGTTGGTAAAGCAGAGACTTATCTCCACAAATACGAAACTTCTCATTCCACAACCACAACCACTAATACTGCCACcggcaccaccaccaccaccaccacctctACGACTGAACACACGCAGTCGTCGGGGCATACAGGAGGAAAACATGAACAATCTGGAAGTGGATATGGTGAGTATATTAAAATGGCTGAgggaattttcaagaaacattctGATGGGACACACTCATCGGAATCCGGTAATGATCATGGCCATGGTGGAGGTAAAAAAGGAGAGTATCTTAAGATGGCTGGAGAATTCTTGAAGAAGCATTGA